CAAGATTTATAATTCACCGCACGTCAAGATTGTTAACTTGCGCTCCGCTTTAACATcgtttatcgatattttttagccCCGAAAGTTAGGATTTGTCGGGCGCAATTCGCGTCGTAACTCCCGGCGCTTAGGCTTCTTGTATCGGCCATTATACTCGGATGGTGAGATAGGTGTTTTAGAGATGCATACGGTACAGATACCGAGCGTGCGATAAGCGACAATATTTCTCGAGTGCCAGTAGCCGTATGGCGTCGTAAACATCGATATCGTTGAGgatctctctccctctctctctctccctctctttctctctctctctctctctctctctctctctctgcgcTCCAGAGCACTGCACAGATATCAATTTTACGACGACAATTCGACGTGCTAGACAAATACCGGGCTTAAGGTACCAAGCACGAGAACAATATCGACGGCGCACGTCCGGAGGAACCGGACAAGATTCATGAGAGCCGGGTAAGTCGCTCTCGGGAAAAGGAAAGCGCGAGGAAAAAAGATCGCGGTGAAACAATGCGTGTTTGTTTTACGCCGACAAAGAGGAATATCTTCTCAAAGCGATCGATGAATTCTCAAAACCGATCCGCGCTCGCTCTTCCGCCGCCGTTTCGAGATTCCGTCTGTCCGCGGAGAGAGTCTTTGATCCTACGAGGGTCAAGAGGTCAAAACCTCCTTTGTgaacctctctctctctctctctctctctctctctctctctctctctctctctctctctctctctctttctctctctgacGTTCAGTAACGTACGATGATGGTTCCGCGAGTTCCTCCGAGTTTAATTCCGAGATTTGAGGAAAGTGCTAATTAAAGTTTGTTTGTGTTGCAGATACAATGAGGTAGTAGATTGCCCACGGAGCTTCTGGTGAGAGGCGGTTTCTGACGCGGCGGGCGATATGTTGTTGCCGAACCGCAGCGGCCGGAAAGGGCCCATCGCTTGTCTGGTGGCCCTCCTCTTCGTCTTTGCTCTGTATCAGCTGGGCATTATTTGCGGCACCAAGTACATGCCCACGGCTGTGATGGTCGGTAAGGAGGTGAGAGACAAACATGTATTCTAATAATACTCTTCTGTTTGAAGGAagtcacatttttttcatatatatcgATTACACGAACGAGGTAAATTCTTTTCATAACGAAtatgaactttttttttcatttaaataaaacaattatattccgaaatgttagataattaattaaaaatacaatgtcTATACACTTTTGTTAAAAACGATTCTCTCTGTTGAAGCGAGAGGTTTTAATTATCCGTATGCACATACTCCGCTCTTCCGAtgcaataataacaataatatttgttgaaaataataatagcgagataatataatatgcgaACGCGATGTACGCGATGGGGTTCCTACATTATTAATCAGTAATTCATAGCTGTCAAAGTATTAATTGTGCGCTGAGTTGTTAAGAACTCTGTTTCGCGCGACACCTACGTGGCTATTGAATTCCAATTCGAATGAATccgaataattgtaataattgaataCGCGACACGCGGTGTGAAGTTTGTAGATAACAGGTTATCTAAATTTGAATACAACGTATTCGTCCAAATCAATGCTACCTTCTTTAacgtcaaaaattattttaacgattttttatttaatgttattttcattattagaaGCATCGCtagaatttttcttaaagtaaGCAATGGCAGCTTGACagcaaatttgatcaaaattgatccttgaaaaaagttttgagaaaaatatcgaagaaattgtgaaaatgttaaaaggaGCATTTGTTCAGCTGAAAAAAGATTCGATCCACATTCACAGATAGCTAATGTAATCAAATTTGATTAAGTTTACTGTCAGTCAACTGTCTGATATTTGGTTATCTGGAAATGTCGGCCGAATCTTTTTCAGctgcaatattttcataattttttcaatatttttctcaaaacttttttaacgAGAAACTTGATCCTCCGCTTCTGCAGAATATCAGTCAATATTTCCgataaatactttataaaatgcaacataaaaatttatatgcacaTGGTTTATTCAGAACGAAACGTATTGAGAGTAGCGGAAAGACTGATTCTATCTCGTCCCATTCCCAGCGTTCTTTCACGAAAttaggagaaaaagaaatgtgtGTCTATAAACTTAACTGTCAGGCCGCGTATTAGTAGACGGCAAACGGCGGCAGCTGCAACTAAAGCTTCATCCTAGCCTTAATCAACGCCAAACTGCCGGACGTAGACGGAGAGAGATGCCCGGCATCTCGGCGTTCCCGAAGAATAGTTCGACGAACTTGCTCCACTGACGAACTCGATACACCGACGAGTCTAACTTTCCGAGCCAACCATTCCGCGTCTTCTCAATCTACTTCCGCTATCCGCCATCGACTTTGAGgcgcttttattaattttcttgtagACTTACTTTAATTGCGTTAAGATAGTTACGGTAAAGTACCGGAACGAACGACGAATAAGAGTTTATATTCCACTTACTTATGGACGTAACTCGTTGGAGTATTCTTAAGTGTTCAGACGATACTATTTTGCGGAATCGGCACACGTTTTAggcaaaaatttgcaatttttctcattataatgaaaaatacaaaatatatattttacattgaaagTTAACAGAGCATAAAATAGAagagagataaattttatttaaattatttaatattttttttacagcagACAAGTAACGAAATATTTcgattgttatataatatgtgtattattttattaatatttttatacgactctactattatattgtattgatTTGTTGAACACAGAAATACGTAGTCGGGCCATTTGATCGGAAGACGTATACGTATGACCGTTATATGCCGCTCATTTTCATCGGCGGTGTACCACGATCGGGTACTACCCTGATGCGTGCCATGTTGGACGCGCACCCTGATGTGAGGTGAGTGGCGCAATTATCTCCTAATGTGATATATCCACTAGGACGGTATAGTGCCGCAATTATGTTGTAAAGTGATGTATCCGCTGGAACAATATTGGCAAAAGTGGACATTTGCAAGACATTCATAGTTTTTCGCTTAACACTGCAAAAAGTtgcgttttataatttacatgtgCGAGTTGATACAATTTCTGATGGAAAACAGCGTTTTATGAAATCAAACTGATTTAACTTagcttttttgtaattaacatatgtgcaattgaaattttattcttatcccaattattgtaatttattctgataattgtaaaattttctttccatCAAGATGTGTTTggattgaattttaattaatcgaacTGACTTCATTTCTAGGTGTGGACAGGAGACCAGAGTCATCCCGCGGATTCTCCAGATGAAGATGCACTGGTCAAAGTCCGAGAAGGAAAATGTACGGCTCACAGAGGCGGGAATCTCGAAGGAAGTAAGTGTGCGCTCCGGGTTGTACGAACCCTCGGGAGAAATAACGGCGGCGAGTTACTGGCGCGGCAAAAGCGGGTATATTTCAACACagatttgaataatataagtatCGCCTTGCGAGAAATCCTCGGTAAAAAGTTTTCAACGTTTTTCGAATTTATCGGGAGAGAGTGAGACTTCTCTCGCGTACTCTTGACAAACGCGAGGAATAGCTGGAACCTCGCCATCGCGCGCGAAATATTCGCATTTACTTAAATGCGCCCCGCTGTTTAACCGCCCGCCGTTCTCCCCGAAACTGGacggaattaaaatttatatcggtTTGAGTAATTGTTTTACCGtaacgtaaaattataaactttgcTCTCACCGCGGAATCGCAACTCGGTCGGGGTGGTTTAAAAGCTAACGTAAGGGAACCGTGCCTTTTCGAGCTCGTTTCGTCTAAAATTCAACGCAATTAAAATCCACGCGTATATCCGAAACTTTCACGTTGCAATAATAATGCGGAAGACCGCCCAACTTTCGTGGCGTTTAATATATCAAGAGTGtgttgcgttttttttttttttaggtgaTAGACAGCGCGATAGCGGCGTTCTGTCTGGAAATAATAGCGCGCCATGCCGAGCCTGCGCCGAGGTTGTGCAACAAGGACCCACTCACTTTGAAGATGGGCTCATACATTCTGGAACTTTTTCCGAACGccaaatttatattcatgGTGCGCGACGGACGCGCTACCGTGCACTCCATCATATCCAGGAAGGTAAGAAAATCTTCTGTAGtcttctgttatttttccaaaaacgTATTATCAAGTTTcgtcattttcttttatcgaattttgttctaaataatgttactaatttatttttattttgttttagaaattGAGAAACTTATTATTGCTAATATGACTTTTTAAATCTTGTAACAGCAAGCGATATTCTGCACAGCGTTTTCTTTTTGCACTTTCGAATATAGAACGCATGATCTTACAGTGTGACACAATTGAACGCAGAGATTCCACGCGGCACGTTCTCTTTCCGCAGGTCACGATAACGGGGTTCGATTTATCGTCCTACCGGCAGTCTCTCATCAGATGGAATCACGCAATTTCCGTAATGTATGGCCAGTGCAAGGAACTGGGACCGGAGAGGTGTCTGATGGTCCCTTACGAGCAGCTGGTATTGCATCCGCGCCAATGGATgaagaagatattaaattatttagacgTGCCGTGGGACGAGTCCGTCATGCATCACGAAGAATTCATTAATAAACCCGGCGGCGTGCCTCTGAGCAAGtaagcaaagaaaaagaagaagaaacagaGCATGTAACAATGATATAGAAGACAATGGGAAAGCGTGATTCTCGGTGCGCACTActgagataattataaattgatatatttaagtagcgtaaaaaattttcatatattaatttacaataattagtAGTTCTCGCGTTGTCTTCAGCAACCGCACTTCTGGTTCTCATTGTCTTCCGCACCATTGTTTGTCTTTGAGGAACCACACGTTGCGTTATTCAGTACGTCTGAATCCAGGATTATCTATGAGAAGTTCCAAAATTAACGAGACTAAAGTGTATGAATTATACATGAGTGCATGAAAATAACATGCGATGGCactatagaataatattatatattattaacgttaatgtaatgtaataacGATGTAATAATGCCCCGCATTAGGAATGTGGAAATGATGTGGCAACATAATAACGTTtcgcattattaatatttgaagtgACGTAATTATACGacaaataaacttttcatcaacatcaaaataatacattagcGAAGGAAGATAACGTTTTactaatgttaatataaaaaaatttataaaaatgatgacgTGAGTTCTCTACGTTGACGTCACAATTATGTTGCAGGGTTGAAAGGTCGTCGGATCAAATCATAAAACCGGTAAATCTGGCGGCGCTGACTAAGTGGGTCGGCAACATTCCCGAGGACGTGGTGAATGAGATGGCGGAAATAGCGCCGATGCTCTCCGTGCTCGGCTACGATCCTTACGCAAATCCGCCCGTTTACGGCGCGCCGGATAGTTTAGTTAGCGATAACACCAGACGGTACGTGCTCATTTCTTACGCCATATGGTTGTTACGTTACGTACGAAATGGTTTGTAAAGGTGTTCGCGTAATGCGCGATGCGCTAAGCCGAAGCAAACTTATTTTTAAGTGTTAAAGgcgtgcaaaatattaatattacaattaacgtgtaaaaattaattgagaatTTTGGTATCACTTCAAACTTTTATGTCttgacatttatatatttctaatttcagGGTGTTAGCCGGCGAAAAACTCTGGGAGGAGAAGGCGCGGGAGTATCATCTGTCGCACAAGCCGGCTGAAACCAGCAACGAGGACGCTGCTTCCAGCACGCCCTCGGTCGCGTGACCCCGCGCGATTCTGCTAGGCGCGTACGACACGTAACCAACTGCTGTCTTAAGTCTCTAACCGACTTAGGATTTCCGCTGTGGAGCTTTCCTCTCGTACTTTCGAAGTAAACTCGATTGTATACGACGACAAGTCGAGGATTAATCATCCTCGTTGTGTGCTCTCAATCTTCTACGTTATTGCATCCCAATCTACGTGGACAATCGACTAATCATTGTTCTCCTCGCAACGTTTACTTATTCACGTCAGGTTTGCGTTTTACGAAATCGGAAGACTTGTCACACTAGGCCGTGATTAGGAAATACAAAGTATCCCGCGAGGTAAGTGTGAtcaaactttaatataatactgCAGAAGTTGTTAAACAACTTGTTTAACAGTCCACGCAGCAT
Above is a genomic segment from Linepithema humile isolate Giens D197 chromosome 6, Lhum_UNIL_v1.0, whole genome shotgun sequence containing:
- the Tpst gene encoding protein-tyrosine sulfotransferase; translated protein: MLLPNRSGRKGPIACLVALLFVFALYQLGIICGTKYMPTAVMVGKEKYVVGPFDRKTYTYDRYMPLIFIGGVPRSGTTLMRAMLDAHPDVRCGQETRVIPRILQMKMHWSKSEKENVRLTEAGISKEVIDSAIAAFCLEIIARHAEPAPRLCNKDPLTLKMGSYILELFPNAKFIFMVRDGRATVHSIISRKVTITGFDLSSYRQSLIRWNHAISVMYGQCKELGPERCLMVPYEQLVLHPRQWMKKILNYLDVPWDESVMHHEEFINKPGGVPLSKVERSSDQIIKPVNLAALTKWVGNIPEDVVNEMAEIAPMLSVLGYDPYANPPVYGAPDSLVSDNTRRVLAGEKLWEEKAREYHLSHKPAETSNEDAASSTPSVA